A region from the Corylus avellana chromosome ca7, CavTom2PMs-1.0 genome encodes:
- the LOC132187150 gene encoding adenosine kinase 2-like, protein MAYEGILLGMGNPLLDISAVVDEQFLEKYDIKLNNAILAEDNHLPMYEEMATKYNVEYIAGGATQNSIRVAQWMLQIPGATSYIGSIGKDKFGEEMKKNSKLAGVNVNYYEDDSAPTGTCAVCVDGGERSLVANLSAANCYKSDHLKQPEIWSLVEKAKYIYIAGFFLTVSPESIQLVAAHAAANNKVFVMNLSAPFICEFFKDVQEQALPYVDYVFGNETEARTFSKVHGWETDNVEEIAIKISQLPKASGTHKRITVISQGADPVVVAEDGKVKLFPVILLPKEKLVDTNGAGDAFVGGFLSQLVLERPIEDCVRAGCYASNVIIQRSGCTYPEKPDFS, encoded by the exons ATGGCGTATGAGGGAATCCTGTTGGGAATGGGGAATCCCCTTCTTGACATTTCAGCTGTGGTGGACGAGCAGTTCCTAGAAAA ATATGACATCAAGTTGAACAATGCTATTCTTGCTGAGGACAATCACTTGCCCAT GTATGAAGAAATGGCAACCAAGTATAACGTGGAATATATTGCTGGAG GTGCTACACAGAATTCAATTAGAGTTGCCCAG TGGATGCTTCAAATCCCTGGTGCAACTAGTTACATTGGTTCCATTGGAAAGGACAAGTTTGGAGAGGAGATgaagaaaaactcaaaactaGCTGGTGTTAAT GTGAATTATTACGAGGATGACTCTGCACCAACAGGAACATGTGCTGTTTGTGTAGATGGTGGTGAGAG GTCACTTGTTGCTAACTTGTCAGCTGCAAATTGTTACAAATCTGACCACTTGAAGCAACCAGAAATTTGGTCACTAG TGGAAAAGGCAAAATACATCTATATTGCTGGGTTTTTCCTTACTGTGTCTCCCGAGTCCATCCAACTTGTTGCTGCACATGCAGCTGCCAATAACAAG GTCTTCGTAATGAACCTTTCTGCTCCATTCATCTGTGAATTTTTCAAGGATGTGCAAGAGCAAGCTTTGCC TTATGTGGACTATGTTTTTGGAAATGAGACAGAAGCAagaaccttctcaaaggttcatgGCTGGGAG ACTGATAATGTTGAGGAGATTGCTATAAAGATTTCCCAGTTACCCAAGGCATCAGGAACACACAAGAGGATTACTGTTATCTCTCAAGGTGCAGATCCTGTTGTAGTTGCTGAGGATGGGAAGGTGAAACTATTTCCTGTGATCCTGTTACCCAAGGAGAAGCTGGTTGATACAAATGGAGCAG GGGATGCATTTGTTGGGGGATTTTTGTCGCAGCTGGTTCTGGAGAGGCCCATTGAAGACTGTGTTAGAGCTGGTTGCTATGCCTCGAATGTTATAATCCAAAGGTCAGGCTGCACTTATCCGGAAAAGCCTGATTTCAGTTAA